The Gadus macrocephalus chromosome 13, ASM3116895v1 genome includes a window with the following:
- the LOC132470819 gene encoding protein phosphatase 1 regulatory subunit 1A-like translates to METGSPRKIQFTVPLLDSHLDPEASEQIRRRRPTPATLVASSDQSSPEIDEDRLPNQLYKAALLNSPRQRRKGPKGTPTMKELQFLVEHHLYRQQQQQQQGGGGDECSSESCLSDRPSPESTPALEELPCDGAFSAEVTAEAFEKLRCQMEEFSRDSTLEDGGALQCPLSVEAVGCSSVPGASGASLSPQNDTQTDTKPTAAAAAATAATAATTAKGNSDGAMEKL, encoded by the exons ATGGAAACAGGAAGCCCCCGGAAGATCCAGTTCACCGTCCCGCTCCTGGACTCCCACCTGGACCCCGAGGCGTCAGAGCAG ATCAGAAGACGCAGACCCACACCTGCCACATTGGTTGCATCCAGTGATCAGTCATCACCAG AGATAGATGAAGACCGTCTGCCAAATCAGCTGTATAAG GCAGCCTTGTTGAACTCCCCCAGACAGCGAAGGAAAGGACCCAAAGGCACCCCAACCATGAAAG AGCTGCAGTTCCTGGTGGAGCACCACCTGtaccggcagcagcagcagcagcagcagggcggggggggggacgagtgCTCCTCAGAGAGCTGCCTGTCGGACCGGCCAAGCCCCGAGTCCACGCCCGCCCTGGAGGAGCTGCCCTGCGATGGAGCCTTCAGCGCCGAGGTCACGGCCGAGGCCTTCGAGAAGCTGCGCTGCCAAATGGAAG agttcTCACGGGATAGTACATTAGAAGACGGGGGTGCACTACAGTGCCCCCTTTCCGTGGAGGCAGTGGGATGTTCCAGTGTCCCCGGGGCCAGTGGTGCGTCACTGTCACCACAGaacgacacacaaacag ACACCAAaccgacagcagcagcagctgcagcaacagcagcaacagcagcaacaacagcgaAGGGGAACAGTGATGGAGCGATGGAGAAGTTGTAG
- the npffl gene encoding pro-FMRFamide-related neuropeptide FF like, giving the protein MDATAALTLLALVLAAAGVNHAVQEQGAETNDILPDSMEESMADRLLGMLNDDRVDDRMLMSALTSLLLGSQRDTRNSVLHQPQRFGRGSRGQLVSEERIQSRDWQGAPSQIWSMAVPQRFGKK; this is encoded by the exons ATGGACGCCACAGCTGCACTGACGCTCCTCGCTCTTGTATTGGCTGCGGCCGGTGTCAATCACGCAGTCCAGGAGCAGGGTGCGGAGACCAATGATATCCTGCCtgacagcatggaggagagcaTGGCCGATCGCTTGCTGGGGATG ctAAATGATGACAGGGTTGACGATCGTATGCTGATGTCAGCATTGACGTCTCTGCTGCTGGGATCCCAAAGGGACACCAGGAACTCTGTCCTCCACCAGCCCcagag gtttgGCCGTGGCTCCAGGGGCCAGCTAGTGTCCGAGGAGAGGATACAGTCTCGTGACTGGCAGGGCGCCCCTTCTCAGATCTGGAGTATGGCCGTGCCACAGAGGTTTGGCAAGAAATAG